One window of Campylobacter concisus genomic DNA carries:
- a CDS encoding type II toxin-antitoxin system RelE/ParE family toxin, producing MMVTSIRITTTAKHSTINAIETLIRDIDPQASISYYDPRIDIIEKDANNLRETLMRVLLGEMDFYSFDEMKSRSSKSLENIKVEKGEVTFTANFNNQLNEILTTLAEASAEKAAEFQRGLLEKISIVPSDPFRYRMNQVFGRRDISDLFFQEYIIPFRFRYEILVEILGIYKGNRYRM from the coding sequence ATGATGGTAACTTCAATACGCATAACAACCACAGCAAAGCATAGCACTATTAATGCGATAGAAACACTAATAAGAGATATTGACCCACAAGCGTCTATATCATACTATGACCCACGCATAGATATAATAGAGAAAGACGCAAATAATCTAAGAGAAACCCTAATGAGGGTATTGCTGGGAGAAATGGATTTTTATAGCTTTGATGAGATGAAAAGCCGCTCGAGTAAGAGCTTAGAAAACATAAAAGTCGAAAAGGGAGAAGTAACTTTTACCGCAAATTTTAATAACCAGCTAAATGAAATTTTGACTACTCTTGCAGAGGCAAGCGCAGAAAAGGCAGCAGAATTTCAAAGGGGACTTTTAGAAAAAATATCAATCGTTCCTAGCGACCCATTTAGGTATCGTATGAACCAAGTTTTTGGGCGCAGAGATATATCAGATTTATTTTTTCAGGAATACATAATTCCGTTTAGATTTAGATATGAAATCCTAGTGGAAATTTTAGGTATCTACAAAGGTAACAGATATAGAATGTAA